In the genome of Candidatus Moraniibacteriota bacterium, one region contains:
- a CDS encoding deoxynucleoside kinase, whose product MRVISFDGNVYTGKTTLIRFLSDNYGYVSVDEHSLFIDGVPQRSFYKSEYLNLQDRYLSVDTYRKSFLQTGVNLLDRSFVSVSAHVFALYELGLADIREAYFDLLKKKIEEIIFPNVFVWVRCGYNISRARCLSVNNRKETEDIYLSNKYFESIEKFNAKWALAVGGCVINTESNPTDLWCSSIHDKIFKNPGTNLNGKIVTLDNIRRCMNL is encoded by the coding sequence ATGAGAGTCATCTCATTCGATGGAAATGTGTACACGGGAAAGACAACGCTCATTCGGTTTCTCTCAGATAACTACGGCTACGTGTCTGTTGATGAACACTCTCTTTTTATTGACGGTGTCCCACAGAGGAGCTTTTATAAAAGTGAGTATCTGAACTTGCAAGACCGGTATCTCTCAGTGGATACATATCGAAAAAGTTTTCTTCAAACCGGCGTCAATCTTTTGGACAGAAGCTTTGTTTCCGTGAGCGCTCACGTATTCGCTCTGTATGAATTGGGATTGGCTGATATAAGAGAGGCATACTTCGATCTCCTTAAGAAGAAAATTGAGGAAATTATATTTCCGAATGTGTTTGTTTGGGTTCGTTGTGGGTATAATATTTCTCGCGCAAGATGCTTGAGCGTGAATAATAGGAAGGAAACGGAAGATATCTATCTTTCGAACAAGTATTTTGAGTCTATCGAAAAGTTTAATGCCAAATGGGCATTAGCAGTGGGCGGTTGTGTTATCAACACAGAAAGCAACCCTACTGATTTATGGTGCTCTAGCATTCACGATAAAATTTTCAAGAATCCAGGAACGAATTTGAATGGTAAAATTGTGACTCTTGATAACATTCGAAGATGCATGAACTTGTAA
- a CDS encoding Hsp70 family protein codes for MSSVYQKIVNRFLAEERLRAAALRSGFANVHFVYEPIAATLSYESDLRKGEEKLVLMGDFGGGTSDFVVMRLRGGKRDSREDREKDILATGGVYIAGDAFDASIMWHELAKHFGRDTKIRGSLPDQILELPIWLPMTLCEWHMIPQLRDKKTLQIIHSLRGVSDEDQKAVKNLHTLIIENLGYMLFRAIEKVKRELSDRESSIIEFSEKGIVIREEITRDAFETLAEDKFQKIEVCVDDTVSRAGISLQDVDTVLLTGGSSFIPRVRRIFLDRFGEGKILPVDAFTSVAYGLGLSAMKY; via the coding sequence ATGTCCTCAGTGTACCAGAAGATTGTAAACAGGTTCTTAGCGGAAGAAAGATTGCGGGCAGCAGCTCTTCGTTCTGGGTTTGCAAATGTGCACTTCGTGTACGAACCGATCGCGGCGACGCTTTCCTATGAGTCAGACCTTCGAAAGGGGGAGGAGAAACTGGTGCTCATGGGTGACTTCGGCGGTGGAACGTCTGACTTCGTAGTTATGCGGCTCCGTGGTGGAAAACGTGATTCGAGAGAAGATCGTGAAAAAGATATTCTCGCAACTGGCGGAGTGTATATCGCGGGCGATGCTTTTGATGCTTCTATCATGTGGCACGAACTTGCAAAACACTTTGGCAGAGACACAAAGATTCGCGGATCGTTGCCTGATCAAATTCTTGAGCTTCCAATTTGGCTTCCGATGACGCTCTGTGAGTGGCACATGATTCCACAGCTTCGCGACAAGAAGACGCTTCAAATAATCCACTCGCTTCGAGGGGTGTCCGACGAGGATCAGAAAGCAGTGAAAAATCTTCACACTCTGATTATCGAAAATCTTGGCTATATGCTGTTCCGAGCTATCGAGAAGGTGAAGCGAGAACTCTCTGATAGGGAATCCTCCATCATCGAATTTTCCGAGAAAGGCATCGTGATCCGGGAGGAAATCACAAGAGATGCATTTGAAACTCTGGCAGAAGACAAGTTTCAGAAGATTGAAGTCTGCGTGGACGATACAGTGTCTCGGGCTGGGATCTCTTTACAGGATGTGGACACCGTTCTTTTAACAGGAGGTTCCTCCTTTATTCCAAGAGTCAGGAGAATCTTCCTGGACCGGTTTGGGGAGGGGAAAATACTTCCAGTCGATGCCTTCACAAGTGTTGCCTATGGTCTTGGGTTGAGCGCAATGAAATATTGA
- a CDS encoding SPASM domain-containing protein, with amino-acid sequence MKKVSYNPFPSAIEIQTISSCNAGCIICPHRDVAGKLPGGIMSMDLFKKIIDQIKNPWGIRIIPYFNNEPLLDPLIFERLSYINQKCPGVEIEVSTNVSQLNEEMQNKLKAFTIKELRLSVFGFTEESYRKVMPGLNWKKTKKNLDTLSQNKELRANIGQVSLVMVDYPEITQEDILLARDFCRETFIKFEFWGFFDRSGNVERFSNDINKEFVYGCEQRRPLERMHINFRGDVILCCMDWKWKHKLGNVTESSMEDIWNSEMYKKYRQAIYNNGSDVYTDLCKKCKLAL; translated from the coding sequence ATGAAAAAGGTGTCATACAATCCGTTCCCATCAGCCATAGAGATTCAAACCATATCGTCTTGTAATGCCGGATGTATTATTTGTCCGCATAGGGATGTCGCAGGAAAATTGCCGGGCGGCATTATGTCTATGGATCTTTTCAAAAAGATTATTGATCAAATAAAGAATCCCTGGGGCATTCGGATCATCCCGTATTTCAATAATGAGCCTTTACTCGATCCACTCATATTCGAAAGGCTATCTTATATTAACCAGAAATGTCCGGGCGTGGAGATAGAAGTGTCCACTAATGTCTCACAGCTTAACGAGGAAATGCAGAATAAACTGAAAGCCTTTACCATAAAAGAATTGCGGCTTAGTGTTTTCGGTTTTACAGAAGAATCTTATCGGAAAGTGATGCCTGGATTAAATTGGAAAAAAACAAAGAAAAATTTGGATACTCTTTCCCAAAACAAAGAATTGCGCGCGAACATAGGACAGGTGTCGCTTGTCATGGTTGATTATCCAGAAATAACCCAAGAAGACATTTTGTTGGCGAGAGATTTCTGCAGGGAGACATTTATCAAATTCGAATTCTGGGGATTCTTTGATAGAAGTGGTAATGTTGAGAGGTTTTCGAACGACATAAACAAGGAGTTTGTCTATGGCTGCGAGCAGAGAAGACCATTGGAACGAATGCACATAAATTTTAGAGGAGACGTGATTCTCTGCTGCATGGACTGGAAATGGAAGCACAAGCTGGGAAATGTGACGGAGAGTTCTATGGAAGATATATGGAACTCCGAGATGTATAAAAAATACCGCCAGGCTATTTATAACAACGGATCGGATGTTTACACGGATTTGTGTAAAAAGTGTAAATTGGCCTTATGA
- a CDS encoding Ltp family lipoprotein encodes MSEQIQSLEQIQNVPTKRPWYKRWWVIVVAVFIIFGAIGGSGGDKSKTSSTSENSVEKQGSGNTVEETTAKTEEKKPSVPAEYKSALSQATSYANTMHMSKKGVYDQLVSEYGGKFSAEAAQYGIDNVETDWNANALAKAKTYQDSMHLSPAAIRDQLVSEHGEKFTQTEADYAITNLNK; translated from the coding sequence ATGAGTGAGCAAATTCAGTCTTTGGAACAGATTCAGAATGTTCCAACTAAGCGCCCTTGGTATAAGCGATGGTGGGTGATAGTTGTTGCAGTATTCATTATCTTCGGTGCCATAGGTGGTAGCGGAGGAGACAAGTCAAAAACTTCATCTACTAGTGAAAATTCAGTTGAAAAACAAGGCTCCGGCAACACAGTAGAAGAAACTACTGCAAAAACTGAAGAGAAGAAGCCAAGCGTACCAGCCGAATATAAATCTGCACTCAGCCAAGCTACTTCGTATGCTAATACCATGCATATGTCGAAAAAAGGAGTGTACGATCAGCTAGTTTCAGAATACGGCGGAAAGTTCTCTGCTGAAGCAGCACAGTATGGTATCGATAATGTAGAGACGGATTGGAATGCCAATGCCCTCGCCAAAGCAAAAACCTATCAAGATTCAATGCACCTCTCACCAGCAGCAATACGTGACCAACTAGTCTCGGAACACGGTGAAAAATTCACTCAGACTGAAGCAGATTATGCCATTACAAATCTTAACAAATAG
- a CDS encoding DUF2188 domain-containing protein — protein sequence MAKNIHTVYNNDKHRWENKAEGNSNPLSWHRTKDNAEDRAQNLAENTGAEHFIHGKDGKIQERNSYGNDPFPPLG from the coding sequence ATGGCGAAAAATATTCACACCGTTTATAACAACGATAAACATCGCTGGGAAAACAAAGCGGAAGGTAATTCTAACCCACTTTCTTGGCATCGCACGAAAGATAACGCTGAGGATCGAGCCCAAAACCTTGCTGAAAATACAGGGGCTGAACACTTTATTCATGGAAAAGATGGAAAGATTCAGGAGCGTAACAGTTACGGAAATGATCCCTTTCCGCCACTCGGCTAA
- a CDS encoding DNA modification methylase has translation MQRENLEIQYLPIASLHPAEYNPRKHSKEALEELKKSLSRFGAVDPIILNGAPNRMNIVIGGHMRLKALKELGEKTVPVVYVDIPDITREKELNIRLNKNTGEFDWEKLANFGETFLRDVGFSSEELDDIFLSEDNPETFDLKKELDKLDIQEISVKKGDIYELDGSRLMCGDSTVEEDILKLMGDERADMVFTDPPYILDYLHGKKKNGKATEGFGAKRDRRYLETDSLPDNFTELWMNNVAKIAKPDFHIIVYENWKNIRTIWGEMEKHWKVKNMLVWHLPNRMQGFAAKYKFFSKHDIAMVGSSEEARDLNLNPEEELLQNEYETALYAIQGKPQWEGYEKGKRICPTDFIDYKAADEKSSGQGIIFGTKPLEILIPYIKVLTKRGDLIVEPFGGSGSTLIASVTMKRRCYLMEKSPVYAEVIKRRWEKLTNKKAKLYVPKTTSNH, from the coding sequence ATGCAAAGAGAGAATCTGGAGATCCAGTATCTTCCCATAGCATCTCTCCACCCTGCGGAGTATAACCCTCGTAAGCACTCAAAAGAGGCTCTTGAGGAGTTAAAGAAATCACTGTCACGTTTCGGTGCTGTTGACCCGATTATTCTCAATGGCGCTCCAAACCGAATGAATATTGTTATCGGTGGTCACATGCGCCTCAAGGCGCTCAAGGAGCTGGGAGAAAAAACAGTGCCCGTTGTGTATGTCGATATTCCGGATATCACAAGAGAGAAAGAGCTTAACATTCGCCTCAACAAAAACACTGGTGAGTTCGATTGGGAAAAGCTTGCCAATTTCGGAGAAACATTCTTGAGAGATGTTGGTTTTTCTTCCGAAGAGCTCGACGACATCTTTCTCTCTGAAGACAATCCCGAAACGTTCGATCTGAAGAAAGAGCTGGATAAGCTCGACATTCAAGAGATTAGTGTGAAGAAGGGCGACATCTATGAACTCGATGGTTCACGACTCATGTGCGGTGATTCAACCGTTGAAGAGGACATACTGAAGCTCATGGGAGATGAACGAGCTGACATGGTGTTTACTGATCCACCCTACATTCTTGATTACCTCCATGGGAAGAAAAAGAACGGCAAGGCGACGGAAGGTTTTGGAGCGAAGCGTGATCGTCGCTACCTTGAAACCGATTCTTTGCCCGATAACTTCACTGAACTCTGGATGAATAATGTCGCGAAAATTGCTAAACCAGACTTCCATATCATCGTGTACGAGAATTGGAAGAATATCCGAACCATTTGGGGCGAGATGGAGAAGCATTGGAAGGTCAAGAATATGCTTGTCTGGCACCTTCCAAATCGGATGCAGGGCTTTGCTGCTAAGTACAAGTTCTTCTCAAAGCACGACATCGCTATGGTCGGTTCATCAGAAGAAGCTCGTGACCTTAACTTGAATCCTGAGGAGGAGCTCCTTCAGAACGAATATGAGACAGCACTCTACGCTATTCAAGGCAAACCGCAATGGGAAGGCTATGAGAAAGGGAAACGGATTTGCCCAACGGACTTTATCGACTACAAAGCTGCTGATGAGAAGTCTTCCGGGCAAGGCATCATCTTTGGCACCAAGCCACTGGAGATTCTCATCCCGTACATCAAAGTCCTGACCAAGCGTGGTGATCTCATCGTTGAGCCATTCGGTGGCAGCGGGTCAACGCTCATTGCCTCAGTCACTATGAAGCGGCGCTGTTACCTTATGGAGAAGTCACCAGTCTACGCAGAAGTAATCAAACGACGATGGGAAAAACTCACTAACAAAAAAGCTAAGCTCTATGTACCCAAAACAACAAGCAACCATTAA
- the lexA gene encoding repressor LexA codes for MIQHLSETDKKVYVLVRNKIVHGLPAPTLREINEVTGKTSPRSAVLALQRLEKAGLIRRSGRKIRLVSQGNSSNASVTTIDVPLVGSIAAGAPILAEENVEVSIPVSIGLARPGSAYFLLRVRGTSMNQATVRGTEITDGSIVLVRQQPVADNGDVVVALINDETTVKMLDRKNGMVILRPKSSDPDHRPIILTSNCIIQGVVVGVLPADLY; via the coding sequence ATGATACAGCATCTCAGCGAGACAGACAAGAAGGTTTATGTTCTTGTCCGAAACAAGATTGTTCATGGTCTTCCAGCACCCACCTTACGAGAAATCAATGAGGTAACAGGAAAGACTTCTCCTCGTTCAGCAGTATTAGCCCTTCAACGCTTAGAGAAAGCAGGGTTGATACGTCGATCAGGAAGAAAAATCCGACTCGTAAGTCAAGGTAATTCCTCTAATGCTTCTGTAACGACCATTGATGTGCCGCTTGTTGGAAGTATTGCTGCTGGCGCTCCCATACTGGCAGAAGAAAACGTGGAAGTTTCAATTCCAGTTTCGATAGGATTGGCTCGTCCCGGATCAGCATATTTCCTACTTCGGGTTAGAGGCACGTCCATGAATCAGGCGACCGTAAGAGGGACTGAAATTACAGATGGAAGTATCGTCTTGGTTCGTCAGCAACCAGTGGCAGACAATGGTGATGTTGTCGTAGCTCTCATCAATGACGAAACAACGGTGAAAATGCTGGATCGAAAAAACGGCATGGTCATACTCCGACCAAAGTCATCCGATCCTGATCATAGACCAATTATTTTAACTAGTAACTGCATCATTCAGGGAGTAGTGGTAGGAGTTTTACCGGCTGACCTGTACTAA
- a CDS encoding recombinase family protein, producing MDTMQIQGNTIRQHIPTNVKYCLYARKSSESEERQVLSIDSQIKEMLLLADREGLEIVAMKRESHSAKETGGRPIFNEIVEELREGKFNGILTWAPDRISRNAGDLGKIVDLMDAGKLEEIRTYSQRFTNNPNEKFLLMILGSQAKLENDNRGINVKRGLRTRVEMGLWPGVAPIGYLNQKHIEKKCQIIIDPERAPVVKKIFEKMAHEKWSGRKIYHWLRFELNFKSLSNHYIALGNIFRILQNPIYYGSFEYPKGSGNWYQGKHEPIIDKELFDKTQEQLKRDKIVRQSREFAFTKLMVCGLCGSGISAEEKYKQLKDGTTAKYIYYGCGRSKDRHCKNPYLREEELTEQLIKIMDQVDLNRTGVQHKFEEELKRYNKFNRGVLGIRNQAQEHQDLDLKTYAKYVLREGTSEEKRDLMGCFKSKVKVLRKIITIEPENL from the coding sequence ATGGATACCATGCAAATTCAAGGGAATACTATCAGACAACACATCCCTACGAATGTAAAGTACTGCCTGTACGCTAGAAAAAGCAGCGAATCGGAAGAGCGCCAAGTGCTCTCCATTGATTCTCAAATCAAGGAAATGCTACTCCTTGCTGACCGGGAAGGGCTCGAGATCGTTGCCATGAAACGAGAATCTCACTCCGCCAAAGAAACGGGAGGTCGTCCCATCTTTAATGAAATCGTCGAAGAGCTTCGAGAAGGAAAATTCAACGGCATCCTGACATGGGCACCGGATCGCATTTCTCGTAACGCTGGAGATTTAGGAAAAATCGTGGATCTCATGGATGCCGGAAAGCTAGAGGAAATCAGAACGTATAGCCAGAGGTTTACTAATAATCCTAACGAGAAGTTTCTTCTCATGATCCTTGGTTCGCAAGCAAAGCTTGAGAATGACAATCGAGGCATTAATGTAAAACGAGGGCTGCGTACAAGAGTTGAGATGGGTCTCTGGCCAGGCGTAGCCCCTATCGGCTATCTCAACCAGAAACACATCGAAAAGAAATGTCAGATCATCATTGATCCAGAGCGCGCACCCGTGGTCAAAAAGATATTCGAGAAGATGGCCCATGAGAAGTGGTCAGGCCGCAAGATATATCACTGGCTTAGATTCGAACTCAACTTTAAGAGTTTAAGCAATCACTATATTGCTCTTGGTAATATCTTCCGGATTCTTCAGAATCCTATTTACTACGGATCCTTCGAATACCCGAAGGGTTCTGGCAACTGGTATCAAGGAAAACACGAACCAATCATCGACAAAGAGCTCTTTGACAAAACTCAAGAGCAATTGAAAAGGGACAAGATTGTTCGACAGAGCCGGGAGTTTGCTTTTACCAAACTCATGGTGTGCGGATTATGCGGATCAGGGATTTCTGCGGAAGAGAAGTATAAGCAGCTTAAAGATGGAACAACAGCCAAGTATATCTATTACGGCTGCGGAAGATCCAAGGATCGACACTGCAAGAACCCATACCTGCGCGAAGAAGAATTAACTGAACAATTGATTAAAATAATGGATCAAGTCGATCTTAATCGAACGGGGGTACAGCACAAGTTTGAAGAGGAGCTAAAACGTTACAACAAGTTCAATCGAGGGGTGCTTGGCATCAGAAACCAAGCGCAAGAGCACCAAGATCTTGATCTGAAAACATATGCTAAGTATGTCCTTCGAGAAGGAACGAGCGAAGAGAAACGAGATCTCATGGGATGCTTCAAATCTAAGGTAAAAGTACTAAGAAAAATTATCACTATTGAACCAGAAAACCTATGA
- a CDS encoding ATP-dependent helicase, with the protein MSDIKEFQKNERDRLTKELVESDDRFKLVIAGAGTGKSFTFKSLLQQKKVKSLALTFINNLADELKKDLSGLAEAHTFHGYCKKLLHTLKIDGLTSSFYYFPKLPLVIKSDNKYLTGDKYKNFRKVFQNLNKGEELKFFLTRATYYNAVGHDDAVYRVLQSFKKDSSVIPTYGQIVVDEYQDFNLLEVSFLEELSKLSPTLIVGDDDQAVYEDLKDASPRFIRNKASDKNFIRFSLPFCSRCTEVIISAVHDIIGRAQAVGRLVGRINKEYVCYLPDKEAESVQYPKIIHARCSLQRKTDNYNYIGKYIESEINKITPEDWVKAQKGNYPCVLIAGQTQYLNQVYGYLSKKFKDIDFKETTNDTLNLLDGYLVLLKNNQSNLGWRVLSEIEMKKKILKQMLVESEQNQVSLVDLIPADFKDEHLAVLEILKKVKKDESLSEDEEEVVTDKLAITIEELKKVLKKDPEAEDKDKKQSPIKITSFNGCKGLSASFVFLVGLNNTEFPKIQKKPTDKEICQFIVGLTRTRKQCYLISNKSFATTFGMNQSVFIDRIDSSRISNVIVDANFFKNLNN; encoded by the coding sequence ATGTCAGATATTAAAGAGTTTCAAAAGAATGAAAGGGATAGACTAACCAAAGAGCTTGTCGAGTCGGATGACAGATTTAAGCTTGTTATCGCTGGGGCTGGTACCGGAAAAAGTTTTACTTTTAAATCTTTATTACAGCAAAAGAAAGTAAAATCTCTAGCTCTAACTTTTATAAATAACTTAGCTGATGAGCTAAAGAAGGATCTATCTGGATTAGCGGAAGCCCACACTTTTCATGGTTATTGCAAAAAGCTTCTACATACTTTAAAAATTGATGGGCTTACCTCATCTTTTTATTACTTTCCAAAGCTACCTCTAGTAATAAAGTCAGATAACAAATACTTAACGGGAGATAAGTATAAAAACTTTAGAAAGGTATTTCAAAATCTTAATAAAGGAGAAGAATTAAAGTTTTTTCTGACAAGAGCTACTTACTACAACGCTGTTGGGCACGATGATGCGGTATACCGAGTACTTCAATCTTTCAAGAAGGATAGCTCCGTGATCCCTACATATGGTCAGATTGTGGTAGATGAGTATCAGGATTTTAATCTTTTAGAAGTTTCTTTTCTTGAAGAGCTTTCCAAGCTAAGCCCAACACTCATAGTGGGAGATGATGATCAGGCAGTATACGAGGACTTAAAAGATGCCTCCCCAAGATTTATTAGAAACAAGGCTTCGGATAAGAATTTTATAAGATTCTCGTTGCCGTTTTGTAGCCGATGTACAGAGGTTATTATTAGCGCAGTTCACGACATAATAGGCAGAGCACAAGCAGTAGGTAGGCTCGTCGGCAGGATCAACAAGGAATATGTTTGCTACCTGCCTGATAAGGAAGCCGAGAGTGTTCAGTATCCGAAAATTATTCATGCGAGATGTTCATTACAGAGAAAAACAGATAATTATAATTACATCGGAAAATATATTGAGAGTGAGATAAACAAAATTACTCCGGAGGATTGGGTAAAGGCACAAAAAGGTAACTACCCTTGCGTCCTTATTGCTGGTCAGACTCAGTATTTAAACCAGGTGTACGGATACTTATCAAAGAAATTCAAAGATATAGATTTTAAAGAGACTACCAACGATACGCTCAACTTATTAGATGGATACTTAGTTCTGTTAAAAAACAACCAATCAAATCTCGGTTGGAGAGTTCTTTCGGAGATAGAAATGAAGAAAAAGATTCTAAAGCAAATGCTTGTAGAATCGGAACAAAACCAAGTTTCTTTAGTAGATCTCATACCTGCCGACTTTAAAGATGAACATCTTGCTGTTTTAGAGATACTGAAAAAGGTTAAGAAAGATGAATCTCTCTCTGAAGATGAAGAAGAGGTTGTTACAGATAAGCTTGCTATTACAATAGAAGAATTAAAGAAGGTTCTAAAAAAAGATCCAGAGGCTGAAGACAAAGATAAAAAGCAAAGTCCAATAAAGATAACGTCCTTTAATGGTTGCAAGGGACTGTCTGCATCTTTTGTTTTTCTGGTTGGTTTAAACAATACAGAATTTCCTAAGATACAGAAAAAACCAACTGATAAAGAGATATGTCAGTTTATTGTTGGGTTAACTAGAACACGAAAGCAGTGTTATTTAATTTCAAATAAAAGTTTTGCAACGACGTTTGGTATGAACCAATCTGTTTTTATTGACCGGATAGACTCGAGTAGAATAAGTAACGTAATTGTTGACGCAAACTTTTTTAAAAACCTAAATAATTAA
- the terL gene encoding phage terminase large subunit, with protein sequence MKSERDIAERIAHDRSVRRAVTRESFYWFFHVYFSHYVKYATAPFQKEMFSLLESDIHQTLVFVAFRGSGKSTIVTMAYVLWAILGRQEKKYSVITGQTQWQARQHLQNIKQELERNDVLRGDLGPFREERDDWGSLSLVLSNYGAKITAASTEQSIRGMRHGAYRPDLIVCDDVEDLSSVKTLESREKTYRWFTGDVVPSGDRETRVIVVGNLLHEDSLIMRLRKNIEQGNLAGLFREYPLLDTEDRSLWPGKFSDEASIQTEKKKVGSYNAWMREYMLQILPEDDQLVLSEWIHSYETFPSQEELPFCFTVAAVDPAISKEQSADSTAIITAKVYGYAEKRRIYILPYPTNQRLNFSEQLETIKRLAEEHQRKITLLIENNGYQRALVEMLEKERYPVKGVQNIGQDKRARISLITPHLRSGMVLFPKNGADALIQQLVGFGVEKHDDLADALATLVTYCVENNRRSARESLELFVKMNPHLQKYDPGSLWNKRF encoded by the coding sequence ATGAAGAGCGAACGTGATATAGCGGAGAGAATCGCACATGATCGAAGTGTTCGCCGAGCCGTTACCAGAGAGAGCTTCTACTGGTTCTTCCATGTGTATTTCTCACATTACGTAAAATATGCCACAGCTCCTTTTCAGAAGGAGATGTTTAGCCTACTTGAAAGCGATATCCATCAGACGCTTGTCTTCGTTGCTTTCCGAGGTTCAGGGAAATCGACGATCGTCACCATGGCCTATGTCCTCTGGGCCATTCTTGGTCGACAGGAAAAGAAATACTCGGTGATTACTGGTCAGACTCAATGGCAAGCCCGTCAGCACCTTCAGAACATTAAGCAGGAACTGGAACGGAATGATGTTCTACGAGGCGATCTTGGTCCGTTTCGAGAAGAGCGAGATGATTGGGGTTCGCTTTCTCTCGTTCTCTCGAACTATGGAGCGAAGATCACGGCTGCTTCGACAGAGCAAAGTATCCGAGGTATGCGTCACGGAGCCTATCGTCCGGATTTAATTGTCTGTGATGATGTAGAAGATCTTTCCTCAGTGAAAACCTTGGAAAGTCGAGAAAAGACGTATCGGTGGTTTACAGGCGACGTGGTGCCATCTGGTGATCGAGAAACGAGAGTCATCGTCGTTGGGAATCTTCTGCATGAGGATTCGCTTATTATGCGTCTTAGAAAAAATATTGAACAAGGCAATCTAGCCGGGCTTTTCAGAGAGTATCCGTTGCTTGATACCGAAGATCGTTCTCTGTGGCCGGGGAAGTTTTCTGATGAAGCATCGATCCAAACCGAAAAGAAAAAAGTTGGAAGTTACAATGCATGGATGCGGGAGTACATGCTACAGATTTTGCCGGAAGATGATCAGCTCGTGTTATCCGAATGGATTCACTCCTACGAAACATTTCCGAGCCAAGAAGAGCTCCCATTTTGTTTCACGGTTGCTGCTGTTGATCCAGCAATCTCTAAAGAACAAAGTGCCGACTCTACCGCTATCATCACCGCCAAAGTATATGGGTACGCCGAAAAGCGCCGTATCTATATCTTGCCGTACCCGACCAACCAGCGTCTCAACTTTTCCGAACAGCTAGAAACAATCAAGAGACTAGCAGAAGAGCATCAAAGAAAGATTACTCTTCTCATTGAAAATAATGGCTATCAAAGAGCGCTGGTGGAGATGCTCGAAAAGGAACGCTATCCGGTGAAAGGCGTTCAGAATATTGGGCAAGACAAACGGGCCCGCATTTCACTTATTACGCCGCACCTCAGAAGTGGGATGGTGCTCTTCCCTAAGAATGGTGCCGATGCTCTCATTCAACAACTTGTTGGATTTGGTGTGGAAAAGCACGATGACTTAGCGGATGCGCTCGCAACTTTGGTGACGTACTGCGTGGAGAATAACAGGCGGTCAGCAAGAGAGAGTCTGGAACTGTTTGTTAAGATGAATCCTCATCTGCAAAAGTATGATCCGGGAAGTTTATGGAATAAGCGGTTCTAA
- a CDS encoding abortive infection family protein: protein MKISQITRRDIIDAIRAENVKWAGRLEESEFLSRIFDLETLPSYDPRHADAAGDIWRHRVMNYDWDDDWVFSDERLNLLNGDDEVFLRFLCETIHPVVRSDVTESEKLHQMFNQFLKNDGFELVERTRMSGKPVYTGRAIIGTGITPGIQSARATLTGLDPMYIAQQITRMEAAVTNDVSLAIGTAKELVETCCKTVLEERGIQFGKNTDIPELVKLTSKELELTPQDIPEKAKAAETIKRLLSNLATITQGIAELRNHYGTGHGKVAGTKGLGARHARLAVGAASTLAVFLSETHSNRNELAKSEE, encoded by the coding sequence ATGAAAATATCTCAAATCACGCGTCGGGATATTATCGACGCAATAAGAGCTGAAAATGTGAAATGGGCCGGCCGTCTTGAGGAGTCGGAGTTTTTATCGAGAATTTTTGATCTTGAGACCTTGCCATCTTACGATCCAAGACATGCTGATGCAGCTGGAGATATTTGGCGCCATCGTGTTATGAACTATGATTGGGATGATGACTGGGTTTTTTCTGATGAACGCCTCAATCTATTAAATGGGGATGATGAGGTATTTTTACGTTTTCTCTGCGAGACGATACATCCGGTTGTACGATCTGACGTTACGGAGTCAGAGAAACTTCATCAAATGTTCAATCAATTTTTGAAAAATGATGGCTTTGAATTAGTTGAACGTACTCGTATGTCAGGTAAGCCAGTCTATACTGGTCGAGCCATTATAGGCACAGGGATTACTCCGGGTATACAATCCGCTCGTGCAACACTGACAGGTCTTGATCCAATGTATATCGCCCAGCAAATTACTCGCATGGAAGCTGCGGTTACAAATGATGTATCTCTTGCGATTGGAACCGCTAAAGAATTAGTGGAGACATGTTGCAAGACAGTCCTTGAAGAACGAGGTATTCAGTTCGGTAAAAATACTGACATACCGGAGTTAGTAAAACTTACTAGCAAGGAACTGGAACTTACTCCTCAAGATATCCCTGAAAAAGCAAAGGCAGCTGAAACAATAAAGAGATTGCTTAGTAACTTAGCTACTATTACCCAGGGTATCGCGGAGTTGCGAAACCATTATGGAACTGGTCACGGGAAGGTAGCAGGAACAAAGGGTTTAGGGGCGCGTCATGCACGTTTAGCAGTGGGGGCAGCATCAACTCTGGCTGTGTTTTTATCAGAAACACATAGCAATAGAAATGAGCTTGCAAAGTCAGAAGAATAG